One window from the genome of Patescibacteria group bacterium encodes:
- a CDS encoding metallophosphoesterase, with protein sequence MLKLRRFFIVFVLGIMFTAVIMAVTSKPTTTVITTENPQLANKIPVLTIALVADTHNYNDNLQMALEIAKENKVDFVIHLGDMSNVGTLEELTNAKKGLDESGLEYFVLPGDHEYYVSEWNGSPSINNFANVFGEILDGLVLTWNSINLKFEIISLCETSSECGNLKSITGFASFVNEVNFKFKNEDKYLFLHEPLYPLGKDSQLLERVRKSNVKAVFAGDAHFSSETPDSVRSSLKHIVIGALTEERNLQTPRFSLLRLYANGEYSVEEIILDNN encoded by the coding sequence ATGCTAAAACTTCGTCGTTTTTTTATTGTCTTTGTCTTAGGTATAATGTTTACAGCCGTTATTATGGCTGTGACATCAAAGCCAACCACGACCGTTATTACCACCGAAAATCCCCAATTAGCAAACAAGATACCAGTATTGACAATAGCTTTGGTTGCAGATACACATAATTATAATGATAACTTGCAGATGGCACTTGAGATTGCTAAAGAAAATAAGGTAGATTTTGTCATACATCTGGGAGATATGAGCAATGTGGGAACTTTGGAGGAACTGACAAATGCCAAAAAAGGATTGGATGAGTCGGGATTAGAGTATTTTGTTTTGCCGGGAGATCACGAATACTATGTCAGCGAGTGGAACGGGAGTCCCAGTATAAACAATTTTGCCAATGTTTTTGGGGAGATCCTAGATGGGCTCGTTTTAACTTGGAACAGCATAAATTTGAAATTCGAAATTATTTCGCTTTGCGAAACATCCTCTGAATGTGGAAATTTGAAATCAATTACTGGCTTCGCCAGCTTCGTGAACGAAGTTAATTTTAAATTTAAAAATGAAGATAAATACCTTTTTTTACACGAGCCGTTGTATCCGTTGGGGAAAGATTCTCAACTATTAGAACGAGTCAGAAAATCCAATGTCAAAGCGGTGTTTGCCGGGGACGCGCATTTTTCTTCAGAAACTCCCGATTCTGTTCGCTCCTCGCTTAAACATATAGTCATTGGTGCTTTAACGGAAGAAAGAAACTTGCAAACTCCCAGATTTTCGTTATTGAGATTGTATGCCAATGGGGAATATAGTGTCGAAGAGATTATATTAGATAATAATTAA
- a CDS encoding arginine--tRNA ligase, whose product MQENIRKILKDKTQAAVFKVDNEQFGDYATNIALILAKKLSQDPMKVAQQIITDLNPAIANFALVTAVKPGFINFSLLDAEIVKVIEDINSSKGTYGENSFGKGKRVNVEFVSANPTGPLHIGNARGGPIGDVLASVLAKSGYQVTREYYHNNLGVQVARLGESILYYIKKAKGEEAVLPEGGYKGSYIKDLADQMGSDPNAKRLSDLGGQTPMNLGKVAVEYYLKDILEVCQKIGIKFDKISKESQIKTDLTVEVLTEKNLLKQKDGALWFAPHDDLLADRECVVVKSDGAKTYFANDIAYHLQKLDEGNDLLIDVWGANHFGHIPRMQAAMNALGHKDKLQVVLYQWVTLIRHGQEVSMHKRTGNFVTAQEVLNEVGADALRWFFLDKDAQSHIKFDLDLAKKQSKENPVYYVQYAHARMCSVLGKAEGEGEHRGRTPMKASDPPPASLREALRAGVLGFDPIERSLVRELIYFPDLVEDIAQTYKVHELTGYALRLADRFHKFYETCTILGSPQEEQRLEIVKASRQVLKNTLDLLGITAPEKM is encoded by the coding sequence ATGCAGGAAAATATAAGAAAAATTCTAAAGGATAAAACGCAAGCTGCGGTCTTTAAAGTAGACAACGAGCAATTTGGCGATTATGCGACAAATATTGCCCTAATTTTGGCAAAAAAGCTCTCCCAAGATCCTATGAAGGTTGCGCAACAAATAATTACAGATTTAAACCCCGCAATTGCTAATTTTGCTTTAGTAACAGCAGTTAAGCCGGGGTTTATCAATTTTTCCCTTTTAGATGCAGAAATCGTAAAAGTCATAGAGGATATAAATAGTAGTAAAGGTACATACGGGGAAAATAGCTTTGGTAAAGGTAAAAGAGTGAATGTGGAGTTCGTCAGCGCGAATCCCACAGGGCCTTTGCATATAGGAAACGCTCGGGGCGGGCCAATTGGGGATGTTTTGGCTAGCGTTCTTGCAAAATCGGGATATCAAGTTACTCGGGAATACTATCACAACAATCTAGGTGTGCAGGTGGCTAGGCTTGGGGAATCAATTTTATATTATATTAAAAAGGCAAAAGGAGAAGAGGCTGTTTTGCCCGAGGGTGGTTACAAGGGTAGTTATATCAAAGATCTGGCGGATCAAATGGGGTCTGACCCCAATGCAAAACGCCTTTCGGATTTAGGGGGTCAGACCCCTATGAATCTTGGAAAAGTTGCTGTGGAATACTATTTAAAAGATATTTTAGAAGTATGTCAAAAAATTGGAATAAAGTTTGACAAAATCTCCAAGGAGAGTCAAATTAAGACAGACCTCACAGTTGAGGTTTTAACAGAAAAGAACCTTTTAAAGCAAAAAGATGGAGCCTTGTGGTTTGCTCCTCACGATGATTTGTTGGCAGATAGGGAGTGTGTAGTTGTAAAAAGTGACGGAGCAAAGACCTATTTTGCCAATGACATCGCCTATCACTTGCAAAAACTTGATGAGGGAAACGATCTTCTGATTGATGTTTGGGGGGCAAATCATTTTGGGCATATTCCTAGGATGCAAGCCGCGATGAATGCTTTGGGTCATAAAGACAAGTTGCAGGTTGTTTTGTACCAATGGGTAACATTAATCCGACATGGTCAAGAGGTTAGTATGCACAAGAGAACGGGAAATTTTGTGACAGCGCAAGAAGTCTTAAACGAGGTTGGGGCAGACGCCTTAAGGTGGTTCTTTTTGGACAAAGACGCCCAAAGTCATATTAAATTTGATTTGGATCTAGCTAAAAAGCAATCAAAAGAAAATCCAGTTTATTATGTTCAGTACGCGCACGCTAGAATGTGTTCGGTGCTTGGGAAAGCTGAAGGAGAAGGGGAACATAGGGGTCGAACCCCTATGAAAGCATCCGATCCCCCGCCCGCCTCGCTACGCGAAGCGTTGCGGGCAGGTGTATTGGGGTTCGACCCCATTGAAAGAAGCCTAGTAAGAGAGCTAATATACTTTCCAGACTTAGTCGAAGACATCGCTCAAACCTACAAAGTTCACGAGCTAACGGGTTATGCTTTGCGTTTAGCGGACAGATTCCACAAGTTTTATGAGACTTGTACAATTCTTGGCAGTCCTCAAGAGGAACAACGCTTGGAAATTGTAAAAGCTTCGAGGCAAGTATTAAAAAATACTCTGGATTTGCTTGGAATTACTGCCCCAGAAAAGATGTGA
- a CDS encoding ComEC/Rec2 family competence protein: protein MIRFTTILQIILFGTLLFIRYQTSSVIFKDGQDVTIQGMVLDSKTSFSEKTTFSIKGYSISCYRCSVIPKTGETARVEGKITLVNSRYDISAYNITISDNVTPVGKVLHTASTLRNNLSNATLKKIVQPHAGLLLGLTLGEKGYIGRDFYNILVQTGTIHVAVVSGYNVGVLIGFLFPYVILLKKNLARFFVILVSLIIFVVLVGFSPPVLRASSFFIVVFWGKLFGRQINGLRLAILCAFVMLFINPNYITDPSFTMSFGAFLGIMLLEKPLSQYVKFTFYGLEESLSTTLAAQIMVFPLVSYYFGNVSLISIFTNFLCLWVVPYATISGIAFLFLVKIPIISNIVAFGVYALLNYFVVTTTLLSYFKLGFVQYRFSLGVLAVYYAMLLLILYLNSKRRNKLDRVV from the coding sequence GTGATACGATTTACCACAATTTTACAAATTATACTTTTTGGCACACTGTTGTTTATTCGGTATCAAACTAGCAGTGTCATCTTTAAGGATGGGCAAGATGTCACAATACAGGGAATGGTTTTGGACAGCAAAACCTCCTTTAGTGAAAAAACAACCTTTAGCATAAAGGGATACAGTATATCATGTTATAGGTGTAGCGTAATCCCTAAAACAGGCGAAACAGCGCGTGTAGAAGGTAAGATTACTTTAGTAAATAGTCGTTATGATATTTCTGCTTATAACATAACAATAAGTGATAATGTAACTCCTGTGGGAAAAGTTTTGCATACAGCTAGTACCTTGCGGAACAACCTGTCAAACGCGACACTTAAAAAAATTGTGCAACCCCACGCTGGGCTTTTGCTTGGTCTAACCTTAGGGGAAAAGGGGTACATAGGCAGGGATTTTTATAATATATTGGTTCAAACGGGTACAATCCATGTCGCAGTAGTTTCGGGGTACAATGTGGGTGTCTTAATTGGATTCTTGTTTCCCTATGTAATACTTCTCAAGAAGAATTTAGCCAGATTTTTTGTGATCCTTGTTTCTTTGATCATATTTGTCGTATTAGTGGGATTTAGTCCGCCAGTATTACGAGCCTCCAGTTTTTTTATTGTTGTATTTTGGGGCAAGCTTTTTGGGCGCCAAATTAATGGGCTAAGACTTGCTATCTTGTGTGCGTTTGTCATGTTGTTTATTAATCCTAATTATATTACAGACCCTAGCTTTACCATGTCCTTTGGCGCTTTTTTAGGAATAATGCTCTTGGAAAAACCGTTGTCGCAATATGTAAAATTTACATTTTATGGTTTAGAGGAGTCACTCTCTACTACACTAGCTGCCCAAATTATGGTATTTCCCTTGGTCTCTTATTACTTTGGTAATGTGTCTTTAATCTCAATTTTTACTAACTTTTTATGTCTTTGGGTAGTACCGTACGCCACAATTTCAGGGATTGCCTTTTTGTTTTTGGTTAAAATTCCAATTATTTCTAACATTGTAGCTTTTGGAGTTTATGCCTTGTTAAACTATTTTGTCGTAACTACTACGCTATTGTCTTATTTTAAGCTAGGTTTTGTGCAATATCGGTTTTCGTTGGGAGTGTTAGCTGTATACTACGCAATGCTGTTGTTGATTTTGTACCTAAACAGCAAGAGGAGAAATAAGCTAGATAGGGTAGTATAG
- a CDS encoding helix-hairpin-helix domain-containing protein: MDLGLSLLYSPKIKALVTGAFLLGGVIFSLLTYFMIVSGRSQPLEITYTCGSALGAESGVPVNNISIPSSESPLSSESSGLVNINTASEAQLDTLPGIGPSIAKGIIEYRETNGAFTSIEEIMRVTNIGRAKFDGMKDLITTK; this comes from the coding sequence ATGGATTTAGGTCTTAGTCTGCTTTATAGCCCTAAAATTAAAGCTCTTGTAACGGGAGCTTTTTTGTTGGGTGGGGTGATATTTAGTCTTTTGACATACTTTATGATAGTTTCTGGCCGATCACAGCCCTTAGAAATTACATATACCTGCGGAAGCGCCTTAGGTGCAGAATCAGGTGTACCCGTCAATAACATATCTATCCCATCTTCCGAATCACCCCTATCGTCCGAATCGAGTGGTTTGGTAAACATCAACACCGCTTCCGAGGCGCAGTTGGATACTCTACCCGGAATTGGGCCTTCCATCGCCAAGGGAATTATTGAATACAGGGAAACAAATGGGGCATTTACATCTATAGAAGAGATAATGAGAGTAACAAATATAGGCAGGGCAAAATTTGATGGGATGAAAGATTTAATTACGACAAAGTGA